The Syntrophorhabdus sp. region GCACGTCATGGGCGACGACCTGGTAGTGGTCCTTCAGGGAGGGAAAGGACATATCGGGGCCGTGGGCATCGCGCAGCCGAGGCCGGGCCTTTCTGATGCTGGCAGGACGAGTGCCACCTCTTCGGTCTACACCTTCCTGGGACACAAGGAGGATGACATAGCAAAGACAATGGCGCAGGTGCTGGCAAGCGGTCTTCAACGCAGGGTCGTCGTCGTGGCCGGTCTGCACTGGGACGGGATAAGTCCCGAGGGGATCGATGAAGTCGTTGCCATGTGCCGAACGCTGACGACCAGGATCATGGAGGGGGCGGGAAGGAAATGAAGAAGATCATTGTGGCAATCACCGGGGCGACGGGCGTCATCTATGGGATAAGGCTCCTTGAAGTCCTGAGGGATTTCGATGTGGAAAGCCACCTGATCCTGTCCACACAGGCGAAGGCGAACATAGAGTGCGAGACGGACCGAAGCGCACAGGACGTGGAACAGCTTGCCTCAAAGGTGCACGATGTGAACAACCTCGCGGCACCAGTGTCGAGCGGTTCCTTCAGGACAGACGGGATGATCATTGCCCCCTGCACAATAAAGACCCTGTCCGCCATAGCCAATTCATATGACGACAATCTTGTTGTCAGGGCCGCGGACGTGGTTCTCAAGGAGCGCAGGAGGCTTATTGTAGCGGTGCGGGAGACCCCGCTCCACAAGGGGCATCTTGAATTGATGGCCAGGGTTGCCGATCTCGGAGGGATCGTCCTGCCTCCCGTGCCCGCCTTCTATTTTCATCCCCGAACCATCGAAGACATCGTAGACCACGCCGTGGGGAAAATGCTGGACCTCATGGACATTGACCATTCGCTGTTCAAGAGATGGCAAGGGGAATAGAACGGGTAGGCCGTCATGCCCGCGTAAAGTGTTCCTCCAGTCCTTCGACGTTCGTCATGAAAGGCGTCAGCGGTGATCCTGCTCCTGGGTGATGGCGGCGAGCTTCCAGCCGCGTTCGCCTACCTTGCGCGCATAGGTCCAGTATTCGAGGAACTTCACCGGGTCCGTGGCACTGCCCGCAAGGACGGTGCCCGCCTCATCGGTGGTGAAGTCGAGCAGGCTCGCCGTGTACCGGACGGTGATGAACTCCTCTCCCTCGTCCTGCACGGCATCGACGATCTCCACCTGCCGCACCGCTATGTTCTCGAGGCGGTTCACCTTTTTTTCCTCCAGGTAACGGTTGATATCTCCCTGGAAGATGTCCCGCATCTGCGGTGTCAGGAGGCTGGCGATGCCGCTGATGTCGCGGCGCGTCCAGCCGCCCTGGATATTGAAAAAGAGGTCCTCGGCCGTGTCCCGGAAGGACTGTTCGTTGAATGCCGGGTCCATTTCGGCGATGTGGCGAAGACCGTCGGATACGGAGCCGCCGGCAGGCTGAGACGTGTAAGAATTGTCATAAGCCGGCTCGTTGTACGCGTAGGAGTTATAGCCTGACGGGGAGGCGGTGCTCATCTGCATCTGCCTCATTGCCTTGTAGCGCTTGTAGACGTAGTAGATGATCCCAGCTATGATAAGGAGGATGATGATGTCCCCGAAACCGAACCCTCCGCCGCCGTAGCCTCCCGTTCCACCATAACCGGACCTGCCGAAAAGCATGTTGCCGATCATCCCGCCCATGAGGCCCCCGCCGAGGCCGTAGAGGAAGCTCCTTCGCGGGCTGTAAGGATTCGGCTGTTGCGGGTTGGCCGCCTGCTGGCGGGTCGGGTTTGTCGTGTTGTAGGGAGTGGACCGGTTATAGGAACCACCGGAGCTCCTGCTCCCCGAACTGAAACCCCGGGACCCCATGCTCCGTCCGCCGCCGGCCCGCGCCTCGGCGGCCGTTTCGAGGACAATGCAGGAGAGAAAGAACATCGCCACACCAATGATAAGGAATCCCGCTATTCTTTTCAGCCTCTGGTCCATATTCTATTCAGTACCCCCTATTGATAGTGGAATCCTGTAAAGCCCAAGGATATCATATAGCTTTCCGGGATGTCAAAGAGTAGCGCCCTTCGGGCGAACGAGCACACGGGTCGGCGCTCACGCGCCTCATGGGTCTGTCTGTAAGGGCAAACGGGGAAAGGCAAAGGGATGGATCCGAATAAGGTCTCCAACGCATGTGCCCGTTTGCGCGCTTGCGCGCAGACCCGTAGGCGCAAAGCGCCGACCCGTTCACGCCTTTGCGTTGTTCCGGCGGGCGATGAGGACGGTCAGAAGGACAATGAGGGCGAGCCCCACCATTATTGCGGGCGGTGTGAGCAGACTTTTCGGCAGGTACTGATAGAGACCGACGGCGCCGAAGAGCATGAAGATGATGGCGGCGAACCATTTGACGAAACGCTCGGGGATCTTCTTGCCCATGACGATCCCGATGATGATGCCGATGGCGTCGGCGATGATCATCGCCGTCGTGGTGCCGAGCCAGACGACGATGATGTTGCTGTATTTCGTTGCGAGGGCCACGGTGGCGAGTTGGGTCTTGTCTCCCATCTCGGCGAAGAAAAAGGCCACGGCGACGGTCCAGAAGGGGCTGAAGTTGAACCGTTTGTCTTCCCCTTCCAGGGTGTCTCCCCGGATGGTCCAGAGGCCAAAGAGTATGAAAGAGGCGGAAGCCGCTATCTGGATGTACTGTATGGGGACGAACTTCGTGAGATAGCTCCCGGCGACGACGGCGAGGAAATGGTTGACGAGGGTCGCGACGAACACCCCCCACAGCACCGTCTGCCAGCGATACCGTGAAGCGAAGGCCATTGCGAGAAGCTGGGTCTTGTCACCCATCTCGGCGAGAACGACGAAGATGACCGATGCCAGGTATACACCCACGGGAACCCTCCGGAATCCTGAGGCAC contains the following coding sequences:
- a CDS encoding Tim44 domain-containing protein, whose translation is MFFLSCIVLETAAEARAGGGRSMGSRGFSSGSRSSGGSYNRSTPYNTTNPTRQQAANPQQPNPYSPRRSFLYGLGGGLMGGMIGNMLFGRSGYGGTGGYGGGGFGFGDIIILLIIAGIIYYVYKRYKAMRQMQMSTASPSGYNSYAYNEPAYDNSYTSQPAGGSVSDGLRHIAEMDPAFNEQSFRDTAEDLFFNIQGGWTRRDISGIASLLTPQMRDIFQGDINRYLEEKKVNRLENIAVRQVEIVDAVQDEGEEFITVRYTASLLDFTTDEAGTVLAGSATDPVKFLEYWTYARKVGERGWKLAAITQEQDHR
- a CDS encoding TMEM165/GDT1 family protein; translation: MGVYLASVIFVVLAEMGDKTQLLAMAFASRYRWQTVLWGVFVATLVNHFLAVVAGSYLTKFVPIQYIQIAASASFILFGLWTIRGDTLEGEDKRFNFSPFWTVAVAFFFAEMGDKTQLATVALATKYSNIIVVWLGTTTAMIIADAIGIIIGIVMGKKIPERFVKWFAAIIFMLFGAVGLYQYLPKSLLTPPAIMVGLALIVLLTVLIARRNNAKA
- a CDS encoding UbiX family flavin prenyltransferase; its protein translation is MKKIIVAITGATGVIYGIRLLEVLRDFDVESHLILSTQAKANIECETDRSAQDVEQLASKVHDVNNLAAPVSSGSFRTDGMIIAPCTIKTLSAIANSYDDNLVVRAADVVLKERRRLIVAVRETPLHKGHLELMARVADLGGIVLPPVPAFYFHPRTIEDIVDHAVGKMLDLMDIDHSLFKRWQGE